A single Marinitoga aeolica DNA region contains:
- a CDS encoding acylneuraminate cytidylyltransferase family protein, translating to MYNNKKFLAIIPARGGSKGIKNKNIIDLKGNPLIIYTIEEAKKSNIFDKIIVSTDSPEVAEISKKYGAEIPFLRPEYLATDTSSSIDVILHALNYFKDINEHYDYFILLQPTSPLRKAEDILNAVELLFQKNADNIVSVCEVEHSPLFSNTLPEDLSLSNFIREEVKNKRRQDLPKYYRINGAIYISKVESFLKTKDFYNKKSYAYIMPIERSIDIDNMIDLKLAEILLEE from the coding sequence ATGTATAACAATAAAAAATTTTTAGCAATAATTCCAGCAAGAGGCGGTTCAAAAGGAATAAAAAATAAAAATATTATAGATTTAAAAGGGAATCCTTTAATAATCTATACAATTGAAGAAGCTAAAAAAAGTAATATATTTGATAAAATAATAGTAAGTACAGATTCACCTGAAGTAGCAGAAATATCCAAAAAATATGGAGCAGAAATTCCTTTTTTAAGACCAGAATATTTAGCAACAGATACATCTAGTAGCATAGATGTTATTTTACATGCATTGAATTATTTTAAAGATATAAATGAACATTATGATTATTTTATATTATTACAGCCAACATCGCCATTAAGAAAAGCGGAAGATATTTTAAATGCTGTTGAGTTATTATTTCAGAAAAATGCAGATAATATAGTTAGTGTTTGTGAAGTGGAACATTCACCATTATTCAGCAATACTTTACCAGAAGATTTAAGTCTTTCAAATTTTATTAGAGAAGAAGTAAAAAATAAAAGAAGGCAAGACTTACCAAAATATTATAGAATTAATGGAGCTATATATATTTCAAAAGTAGAAAGTTTTTTAAAAACAAAAGATTTTTATAATAAAAAAAGTTATGCTTATATTATGCCTATCGAAAGATCAATTGATATAGATAATATGATTGATTTAAAATTAGCAGAAATATTACTGGAGGAATAA
- a CDS encoding sugar phosphate nucleotidyltransferase — MKIKEIKDFFSVKKEDDLNVVIETLNKSPYKILFVLEGNKIIGTITDGDIRRYLFNKKNNISEIKAFNIMNTNFKYIYEKEYKSFSIKDYLRYNVEYLPVVNEKMEIIKIINIPINFQELTNLKTKVLIMAGGKGTRLYPLTRVIPKPLVPYKDKTIIEQIMEQFINSGFDEFILSVNYKKDLIKNYFSDLKYNIEYIEEKDFLGTAGSIAYLKFHNITKPFFIANCDVLLDVDFKEVLEYHKSEKADITIISAKETVDIAYGVLEFDENNNFKEISEKPNYEFYVNTGIYVLNPNIIDLISLNEKIDMPELLERALKNNKKIKVYKSDKKMIDIGQWDYYKKFL; from the coding sequence ATGAAAATAAAAGAAATAAAAGATTTTTTTTCAGTAAAAAAAGAGGATGATCTTAATGTTGTAATTGAAACATTAAATAAATCGCCATATAAAATTCTTTTTGTTTTAGAAGGAAACAAAATTATTGGCACTATAACAGATGGAGATATAAGAAGATATTTATTTAATAAAAAGAACAATATTTCAGAAATAAAAGCATTTAATATAATGAATACAAATTTTAAGTATATTTATGAAAAAGAATATAAGAGTTTTTCAATTAAAGATTACTTAAGATATAATGTTGAATATTTACCTGTTGTAAATGAAAAAATGGAAATAATAAAAATTATAAATATACCAATAAATTTTCAAGAATTAACCAATTTAAAAACTAAAGTTTTAATTATGGCAGGTGGAAAAGGCACGAGATTATATCCTTTAACTAGAGTTATTCCCAAACCATTGGTTCCGTATAAAGATAAAACAATAATAGAACAAATAATGGAACAATTTATAAATTCAGGATTTGATGAATTTATACTTAGTGTTAATTACAAAAAAGATTTAATAAAAAATTATTTTTCAGATTTAAAATATAATATTGAATATATTGAAGAAAAAGACTTTTTGGGAACAGCTGGAAGTATTGCTTACTTAAAATTCCATAATATAACTAAACCGTTTTTTATAGCAAATTGTGATGTTTTATTAGATGTTGATTTTAAAGAAGTTCTAGAATATCATAAGTCAGAAAAAGCTGATATAACAATTATTTCTGCAAAAGAAACAGTTGATATTGCATATGGTGTTTTAGAATTTGATGAAAATAATAATTTTAAAGAAATTTCTGAAAAACCAAATTATGAGTTTTATGTAAATACGGGAATTTATGTATTAAATCCCAATATTATTGATTTAATTTCACTAAACGAAAAAATAGATATGCCAGAATTACTTGAACGCGCATTAAAAAATAATAAAAAAATAAAGGTTTATAAATCAGATAAAAAAATGATTGATATTGGCCAATGGGATTATTATAAAAAGTTTTTATAA
- a CDS encoding polysaccharide deacetylase family protein, whose amino-acid sequence MKRYFKLLFEKNHWSLYEKILKLALKNNYNVLSLKEYYNNIEKYKDKKVLLLRHDVDHSPHDALVMFNIEKKYNIKSTYYFRWVTSQEEIIKEIKDAGFEVGLHYETLSSYIKANNLKDINTEHILICKNILEKEIEEFTLLFGGLNSICSHGAIENRLFKVPNTILVDKTIREKYGIFEAYDLKEKFDVYISDNDFTINPWKYNTDPITEIKKRTEKIYFLSHPVHWGRNIIKRYYMKKYRETYNQYNI is encoded by the coding sequence TTGAAAAGATATTTTAAGTTATTATTTGAAAAAAATCATTGGTCATTATATGAAAAAATATTAAAATTAGCACTTAAAAATAATTACAATGTGTTAAGTTTAAAAGAGTATTATAATAATATAGAAAAATACAAAGACAAAAAAGTATTACTATTAAGACATGATGTAGATCATAGTCCTCACGATGCTTTAGTAATGTTTAATATAGAGAAAAAGTATAATATAAAATCTACATATTATTTTAGATGGGTAACTTCACAAGAGGAAATAATAAAAGAAATAAAAGATGCAGGATTTGAAGTAGGACTTCATTATGAAACATTATCTTCTTATATAAAAGCAAATAATTTAAAGGATATAAATACTGAACATATTCTAATTTGTAAAAACATTTTAGAAAAGGAAATAGAAGAATTTACACTATTATTTGGAGGATTAAACAGTATATGTTCACATGGAGCAATTGAAAATAGATTATTTAAAGTACCCAATACTATATTAGTAGATAAAACAATAAGAGAAAAATATGGTATTTTTGAAGCATATGATTTAAAGGAAAAATTTGATGTATACATTTCTGATAATGACTTTACTATAAACCCATGGAAGTATAACACTGATCCCATAACGGAAATAAAAAAAAGAACTGAAAAAATATATTTTTTATCCCATCCAGTTCATTGGGGAAGAAATATAATAAAAAGATATTATATGAAAAAATATAGAGAAACATATAATCAATATAATATTTAA
- the neuC gene encoding UDP-N-acetylglucosamine 2-epimerase, translated as MNKICIFTGTRAEYGLLYPLMKKIKESNELELQIIVSGMHLSPEFGLTYKEIEKDGFKINEKVEILLSSDTDIGINKSIGLGIISFSEALKRLNPEILVVLGDRFETLAITITAYIQKIPIAHLHGGERTEGAIDEGIRHSITKMSYLHFTSTEEYRKRVIQLGESPERVFNVGAIGLDNVKSMNLLEKDELENELNFKFGKKNILFTYHPVTLKKEKLENELKEIFNALEELIKKGYKIIITKSNADAGGRTINKFINNFSNEYKNEVLSVTNLGTLKYLSTMKYVDFVMGNSSSGIIEAPSFKIPTINIGDRQKGRVKGNSIIDCDPIKKEILKAVNIAEKMNRNEINNSYDQGGATEKIYDVLRDYIKNNKLNTMKKFYDINFSI; from the coding sequence ATGAATAAAATATGTATTTTTACTGGAACACGAGCAGAGTATGGATTATTATATCCACTAATGAAAAAAATAAAAGAAAGTAATGAATTAGAATTGCAAATAATAGTTTCGGGGATGCACCTATCTCCAGAATTTGGATTAACTTATAAGGAAATAGAAAAAGATGGTTTTAAAATAAATGAAAAAGTAGAAATATTATTATCAAGTGATACTGATATAGGTATAAATAAATCAATAGGGCTTGGAATAATAAGTTTTTCTGAAGCATTAAAAAGATTAAATCCAGAAATTTTAGTAGTATTAGGAGATAGATTTGAAACATTAGCAATAACTATAACTGCATATATACAAAAGATTCCTATAGCACATTTACATGGTGGTGAAAGGACCGAAGGAGCTATAGATGAAGGTATTCGTCACTCAATAACAAAAATGAGTTATTTGCATTTCACATCCACAGAAGAATATAGAAAAAGAGTAATACAATTAGGAGAAAGTCCAGAAAGGGTTTTTAATGTTGGGGCAATAGGATTGGATAATGTAAAGAGCATGAATTTATTAGAAAAAGATGAATTAGAGAATGAATTAAATTTTAAATTTGGTAAAAAAAATATATTATTTACATATCACCCAGTTACATTAAAAAAAGAAAAATTAGAAAACGAATTAAAAGAAATATTTAATGCCCTTGAAGAATTAATAAAAAAAGGATACAAAATAATTATAACAAAAAGTAATGCAGATGCGGGAGGAAGAACAATAAACAAATTCATAAATAATTTTTCAAACGAATATAAAAATGAAGTTTTATCTGTTACTAATCTGGGGACATTAAAATATTTATCAACAATGAAATATGTTGATTTTGTAATGGGTAACTCTTCAAGCGGCATAATTGAAGCACCTTCTTTTAAAATTCCAACAATAAACATTGGAGACAGGCAAAAAGGAAGGGTTAAAGGAAATAGTATAATTGATTGTGACCCAATAAAAAAAGAAATATTAAAAGCTGTAAATATAGCAGAAAAAATGAATAGAAATGAAATAAACAATTCATATGATCAAGGTGGGGCAACAGAAAAAATATATGATGTATTAAGAGACTATATTAAAAACAATAAATTGAACACAATGAAGAAATTTTATGATATAAATTTTTCTATTTGA
- a CDS encoding acetyltransferase, producing MSEKIILVGGGGHCKVVSSIILENNDYEIVGISDIENELGKEINGIKIKYTDDQLEELYNKGIKNAIITVGSVGNSTLRIKLFNKIKSIGFYIPVIISKNAIIAKDVEIDEGTVIMPGVIINPGVKIGKNCIINTGAIIDHDCIIKDNAHIAPGVTLSGGVKVGENTHIGTGSSIIQYINIGKNSIIGAGSVVVSDIPENVKAFGVPAKIRSEI from the coding sequence ATGTCTGAAAAAATTATTTTGGTTGGCGGCGGGGGACATTGTAAAGTTGTTTCTTCAATAATTTTAGAAAATAATGACTATGAAATTGTTGGTATTTCCGATATTGAAAATGAATTAGGAAAAGAGATAAATGGTATAAAAATAAAATATACAGATGACCAATTAGAAGAATTATATAATAAGGGAATAAAAAATGCAATAATAACTGTAGGTAGTGTAGGAAATTCAACGCTTAGAATAAAATTATTTAATAAAATAAAATCAATAGGATTTTATATACCAGTTATAATATCAAAAAATGCAATAATAGCTAAAGATGTAGAAATAGATGAAGGAACAGTAATAATGCCAGGGGTTATAATAAATCCAGGAGTTAAAATAGGAAAAAATTGTATAATAAATACAGGAGCTATTATAGACCATGATTGTATTATAAAAGATAATGCTCATATAGCACCTGGGGTAACTTTAAGTGGCGGGGTTAAAGTTGGAGAAAACACGCATATAGGAACAGGAAGTTCTATTATTCAATATATCAATATAGGTAAAAATTCAATAATTGGTGCGGGGTCAGTAGTTGTAAGTGACATACCTGAAAATGTAAAGGCTTTTGGAGTACCAGCAAAAATCAGGAGTGAAATATAA
- a CDS encoding LegC family aminotransferase, which translates to MKYIPLSIPNFTGKEKEYVLNAVETTWVSTGGSYITEFENNIAQYLNVEKAVAVQSGTAGLHLGLKLLGVEPGDEVIVPTLTFIAAVNPVKYLCAEPIFMDCDDSLNIDINKLEEFLKNECELTSKGLKNKNTNRIIKAIVVVHIFGNMADMESLIDIAEKYKLKIIEDATEALGTKYTEGKYKDKFAGTIGDIGVYSFNGNKIITTGGGGMMVAKDNKIAEKAKYLSTQSKDDPLYYIHNEIGYNYRMTNLQAALGVAQLEQLEKFIKIKTNNYKLYKELISEIEGLELLDFRENTRPNYWFYSLLIDKEKYGLDRDELLKRLKENGIETRPIWYLNHMQKPFINNYAYKIEKANYYWERVLNIPCSTNLTEEDVKYVVKNIKEIKK; encoded by the coding sequence ATGAAATATATACCATTATCAATACCTAATTTTACAGGAAAAGAGAAAGAATATGTATTAAATGCTGTGGAAACAACATGGGTTTCTACAGGGGGTTCATATATAACAGAATTTGAAAATAATATAGCTCAATATTTAAATGTTGAAAAAGCAGTTGCAGTTCAAAGTGGAACTGCAGGACTTCATCTTGGTTTAAAATTATTAGGGGTCGAACCAGGAGATGAAGTAATTGTTCCAACACTCACATTTATAGCAGCTGTTAATCCGGTAAAATATTTATGCGCAGAGCCTATATTTATGGACTGTGATGATTCATTAAATATAGACATAAATAAATTAGAAGAGTTTTTAAAAAATGAATGCGAATTAACCAGTAAAGGATTAAAAAACAAAAATACAAATAGAATAATAAAAGCAATAGTAGTTGTTCATATATTTGGAAATATGGCAGATATGGAAAGTTTAATAGATATAGCAGAAAAATATAAATTAAAGATAATAGAAGATGCCACAGAAGCACTAGGTACAAAATATACAGAGGGAAAGTATAAAGATAAATTTGCAGGAACAATAGGGGATATAGGAGTATATTCTTTTAATGGTAATAAAATAATCACCACAGGCGGTGGTGGTATGATGGTAGCAAAAGATAATAAAATTGCAGAAAAAGCTAAATATTTATCAACCCAATCAAAAGATGATCCATTATATTATATACACAATGAAATAGGCTATAATTACAGAATGACAAATTTGCAAGCAGCATTGGGTGTAGCACAGCTTGAGCAATTAGAAAAATTTATAAAAATAAAAACAAATAATTATAAATTATATAAAGAATTGATATCTGAAATAGAAGGATTAGAATTATTAGATTTTAGAGAAAATACAAGACCAAATTATTGGTTTTATTCATTATTAATAGATAAAGAAAAATATGGTTTAGATAGAGATGAATTGTTAAAACGATTAAAAGAAAATGGAATAGAAACAAGACCCATATGGTATTTAAATCATATGCAAAAACCATTTATAAATAATTATGCATATAAAATTGAAAAAGCTAATTATTATTGGGAAAGAGTATTAAATATTCCATGTAGCACTAATTTAACTGAAGAAGATGTTAAATATGTAGTAAAAAATATAAAAGAAATAAAAAAGTAG
- a CDS encoding lipopolysaccharide biosynthesis protein, which produces MWYTITDFILKGMAFITIPIFTRLLSVEEYGIVSVYTTFVGIFAIITGIDLHASIGTGINDFKEKKKEFLSSVLFLSLLSFISVFIIIYIFRELLSNVFNIESNILIFSVISGYFAFIFNYYITIKVFEKNYKVKSLLSLLKAISTVILSIILVIIIKNNKYFGRIYGELIVGIIISTILFFLILAKGKKIIWIKAWKYSMLIGVPLILHNLSGIILSQFDRLAIQKIIGSEKVGLYSYAYTLGMIPLIILGATNLAWVPWFYDKMYENKKEEIFKKVKYYNEIFLLLLLLMFIIIPELGIIMAPKNYSTSLIILPIIIASYYMQFLYTIYVNFAFFYKKTGSISFGTLLAGIINIVLNIWLIPIFGYEIAAITTLISYIFLLLFHGINVLYNLNDKTITPKYILGFAFLIISFSLIQYIISKYFGMFSITERISRILIFGSVGAIVGIKIYKKSKNLFKGDFI; this is translated from the coding sequence ATATGGTATACAATAACAGATTTTATATTAAAAGGAATGGCATTTATAACCATTCCTATTTTTACAAGATTATTATCAGTTGAAGAGTATGGAATAGTTTCAGTATATACCACATTTGTAGGAATTTTTGCTATAATTACAGGAATAGATTTGCATGCATCTATAGGAACAGGAATAAATGATTTTAAAGAAAAAAAGAAAGAATTTTTATCTTCTGTATTATTTTTATCATTATTAAGTTTTATCTCAGTTTTTATTATTATTTATATATTTAGAGAATTATTATCCAATGTATTTAATATAGAGAGTAATATATTAATTTTTTCAGTAATATCAGGATATTTCGCTTTTATATTTAATTATTATATAACAATAAAAGTATTTGAAAAAAATTATAAAGTAAAATCATTATTGAGTTTATTAAAAGCAATATCTACAGTTATATTGTCTATAATACTTGTAATAATAATAAAAAACAATAAATATTTTGGAAGAATATACGGTGAGTTAATTGTAGGAATTATAATCTCAACTATTTTATTTTTTTTAATATTAGCAAAAGGTAAGAAGATCATATGGATAAAAGCATGGAAATATTCAATGTTGATAGGAGTACCGTTAATATTACATAATCTATCTGGAATAATATTATCTCAATTTGATAGATTAGCAATACAAAAAATTATAGGATCAGAGAAAGTAGGATTATATAGCTATGCATATACCCTGGGAATGATACCATTAATAATTTTAGGAGCTACTAATTTAGCATGGGTTCCATGGTTCTATGATAAAATGTATGAAAATAAAAAAGAAGAAATATTTAAGAAAGTAAAATATTACAATGAGATATTCTTACTATTATTATTGCTAATGTTTATTATAATACCAGAGCTTGGTATTATAATGGCGCCTAAAAATTATAGTACTTCTTTGATAATACTTCCGATAATAATAGCATCATATTACATGCAATTCTTATATACAATATATGTAAATTTTGCATTTTTCTATAAAAAAACAGGATCAATATCCTTTGGAACATTATTAGCAGGTATAATAAATATAGTATTAAATATATGGTTAATACCAATATTTGGATACGAGATTGCTGCTATTACTACATTAATATCATATATATTTTTATTATTATTCCATGGAATAAACGTATTATACAACCTAAATGATAAAACAATAACTCCAAAATACATACTTGGTTTTGCATTTTTAATAATATCTTTTAGTTTAATTCAATATATAATATCTAAATATTTTGGAATGTTTTCTATAACTGAGCGTATTTCAAGAATATTAATTTTTGGGAGTGTTGGGGCAATAGTTGGTATAAAAATATATAAAAAATCAAAAAATCTTTTTAAGGGGGATTTTATTTGA
- the neuB gene encoding N-acetylneuraminate synthase — protein MKKDKVYIIAEAGVNHNGDINIAYKLIDAAVEAGVDAVKFQTFKANKLVSKYADMASYQKRSLGNSSEQLKMLEKLELKFDDFIKLKKYCDEKGIEFLSSPFDLESIKFLEKLMPYYKIPSGEIVNYPYLRKIAEKNKPIIMSTGMATLSEVEKALDTIYEVNNNVEIYLLHCTTNYPTPYEEVNLKAMITLKEAFKLPVGYSDHTLGIEVPIAAVAMGAQIIEKHFTLDKNLPGPDHKASLEPHELKEMVKSIRNIEKALGNGIKKPNKSEIEIKEVARKKLVAARDIKNGEIITEKDISIKRSNIGLSPEYYEIIIGKKLLKKIKEDEGFTWNHFMEE, from the coding sequence ATGAAAAAAGATAAAGTTTATATAATAGCAGAAGCTGGAGTAAATCATAATGGAGATATTAATATTGCATATAAATTAATAGATGCTGCAGTTGAGGCAGGTGTAGATGCAGTAAAGTTTCAGACATTTAAAGCAAATAAATTAGTATCAAAATATGCAGATATGGCATCATATCAAAAAAGAAGTTTAGGTAATAGTTCAGAACAATTAAAGATGTTGGAAAAGCTAGAATTAAAATTTGATGATTTTATTAAATTAAAAAAATATTGCGATGAAAAAGGAATTGAATTCTTATCATCTCCATTTGATCTTGAAAGTATAAAATTTTTAGAGAAATTAATGCCATATTATAAAATTCCATCAGGTGAAATTGTAAATTATCCATATTTAAGAAAAATTGCAGAAAAAAACAAACCAATAATAATGTCAACAGGTATGGCAACTTTATCAGAAGTAGAAAAAGCTTTAGACACAATATATGAAGTTAATAATAATGTTGAAATTTATCTTTTGCATTGTACTACGAATTATCCAACTCCATATGAAGAAGTAAACTTAAAAGCAATGATAACATTAAAAGAAGCATTCAAATTACCTGTTGGATATTCTGATCACACTTTAGGAATTGAAGTGCCCATTGCTGCTGTTGCAATGGGAGCTCAAATAATTGAAAAGCATTTTACACTGGATAAAAATTTACCTGGTCCAGATCATAAAGCATCATTAGAGCCGCATGAATTAAAAGAAATGGTAAAATCAATAAGAAATATAGAAAAAGCGTTAGGAAATGGAATAAAAAAACCAAATAAAAGTGAAATTGAAATTAAAGAAGTTGCAAGAAAAAAATTAGTAGCTGCAAGAGATATAAAAAATGGTGAAATAATAACAGAAAAAGATATTAGCATAAAAAGATCAAATATAGGATTATCTCCTGAATATTATGAAATAATAATAGGTAAAAAGCTATTAAAAAAAATAAAAGAAGATGAAGGGTTTACATGGAATCATTTTATGGAGGAATAA
- a CDS encoding glycosyltransferase family protein: protein MTILIIGYMHPKYDKRVLRTVKALSKENKVIYQYWTNNDETEYEESNVTYIPIKYTKNIQANPMIKLKNRRKLDKKIVNMIKNYDYDILYMHHFLASRPLEPFKIAKKRNKKIIYDIHEYHPENFLNNLSGIKKQIKEKALWKIFEKQLILSDKLVFVSTDMQKDVYQKLNIHNDYFIQKNYAEISVEKKEIIKEISFVGKINRNLDDEKEILKKLIQKGFKFKIIGMESEYFKDIPHEHTNFLPYEDMMKELSKSAFSLISFNTIKNREYKNDIFSLPNKYYDSIASETPVIVKNTFISMAKEVEKYNIGVVINPKKVEESVDKIIKAYENYDELLENIRKYKHEFIWTEKKEKEFVNFVLS, encoded by the coding sequence ATGACAATACTAATAATAGGATATATGCATCCAAAATACGATAAAAGAGTACTTAGAACAGTAAAAGCACTGTCAAAAGAAAATAAGGTAATATATCAATATTGGACAAATAACGATGAAACAGAATATGAAGAGAGTAATGTAACATATATACCAATAAAATATACTAAAAATATTCAAGCAAACCCAATGATAAAACTAAAAAACAGAAGAAAACTCGATAAAAAAATTGTGAATATGATAAAAAATTATGATTATGATATATTATATATGCATCATTTTTTAGCTTCCAGACCATTAGAACCTTTTAAAATAGCCAAAAAAAGAAACAAAAAAATAATATATGACATTCATGAATATCATCCAGAAAATTTTTTAAACAATTTATCAGGAATAAAAAAACAAATAAAAGAAAAAGCATTATGGAAAATTTTTGAAAAACAATTAATATTATCAGATAAATTAGTATTTGTATCAACGGACATGCAAAAAGATGTATATCAAAAATTAAATATTCATAATGATTATTTTATTCAAAAAAATTATGCAGAAATATCAGTAGAAAAAAAAGAAATAATTAAAGAAATATCTTTTGTAGGTAAAATAAATAGAAATTTAGATGATGAAAAAGAAATACTAAAAAAACTAATTCAAAAAGGTTTTAAATTCAAAATAATCGGAATGGAATCAGAGTATTTTAAAGATATACCACATGAGCATACAAATTTTTTACCATATGAGGATATGATGAAAGAATTATCAAAATCAGCATTTTCTTTAATATCCTTTAATACAATAAAAAATAGAGAGTATAAAAATGATATATTCTCTTTACCAAATAAATATTACGATTCAATTGCCAGTGAAACACCAGTTATAGTAAAGAATACGTTTATATCAATGGCAAAAGAAGTAGAAAAATACAATATAGGTGTGGTTATAAATCCAAAGAAAGTAGAAGAATCAGTCGATAAAATAATAAAAGCATATGAGAATTATGATGAGTTATTAGAAAATATAAGAAAATATAAACATGAATTTATTTGGACAGAAAAAAAAGAAAAAGAGTTTGTAAACTTTGTATTATCTTAA